A window from Flammeovirgaceae bacterium encodes these proteins:
- a CDS encoding ABC transporter permease encodes MLANLFKVAFRNFYREKFYTLLNVSGLAIGLAVSLLIAVYIINELGYDRYHSKAGRIYRLISHLETGSNVFDGNAVFPPLAAALKSEAPGIEYAVRQSQPNNLLVKAGDIAFYEENIYFVDPDYFKVFDFDLLAGDPSTALGHRYKVVLTPALAEKYFHSTDWQALVGRSIQMDNDDYQVTGIVAPAPAATHFHYAALASMESTSTGRDLSWGGMNVGTYLLLKEGVSIDEVLGKVPEVIESHNPGFKDLPKQGIVLNFKAQALTDIHLHSNVQGDYEPNGDIKTIYLFGIIALVVIVLAAVNFVNLTTARSANRAKEVGVRKVLGSGTHQLIRQFTLEAIILVAVSTLVALGLTELARVPFAMLTGKELSFAFLLSPVGIGLLLLLVVLLGILAGSYPSLFMAGQRPSEVLKGKTRSGYRNSRLRNGLVALQFAISIILITSTLIVKRQLEFMRSKKLGFDKENVLVVKNGWRLDSHQSFYDDLGQLPAVQSVGGSRIRLFSGFDGTVAVTEEDRETGKLLSNMSVDHDFIPTLKFEILEGRNFSRDFVSDSSGIILNKEAAEFLFKGGALGKKVYINDSASTVIGIVENFNFQSLKSEVTPLVFTLGKNEPNIYVRLNPGDFGKSIAEVKSVWSKHADVAFDYSFFDDEYNNLFIEEVKIGTLFSVFTGLALFIACLGLLGLAAYMGEQRNKELSIRKVLGATMGQIVVLMSKDFLRLVVFASILAFPVAYYMMDTWLKGYAYRVPMDATLFALSGFIAITVALLTVGFQSIKSAWTNPVDALKNE; translated from the coding sequence ATGCTTGCCAATTTATTCAAGGTTGCTTTCCGGAATTTTTATCGGGAAAAATTCTACACCCTGCTAAATGTTAGTGGCCTTGCCATTGGCCTTGCCGTTTCCCTGCTCATTGCTGTATATATTATAAATGAACTGGGCTATGACCGGTACCATTCCAAGGCGGGGCGTATCTATCGACTGATATCCCACCTGGAAACAGGTTCCAATGTCTTTGATGGCAATGCGGTATTCCCGCCCCTTGCCGCGGCCTTAAAAAGCGAGGCCCCTGGAATTGAGTATGCCGTTCGGCAGTCACAGCCCAACAACCTTCTGGTAAAAGCCGGGGACATTGCGTTTTATGAAGAAAACATCTATTTCGTAGACCCTGATTATTTCAAGGTATTTGACTTCGACCTCCTCGCTGGGGATCCTTCCACTGCCCTTGGCCATAGGTACAAGGTGGTGCTTACACCGGCATTGGCTGAAAAGTATTTTCATAGCACGGACTGGCAAGCCCTTGTAGGGCGCTCTATTCAAATGGACAATGATGACTACCAGGTTACTGGAATAGTAGCCCCGGCCCCGGCTGCCACTCATTTTCATTATGCCGCGTTGGCCTCCATGGAATCCACCAGCACAGGAAGGGATTTGAGTTGGGGCGGCATGAACGTGGGCACGTACTTGTTGTTGAAGGAGGGGGTTTCCATTGATGAGGTACTGGGTAAAGTGCCGGAGGTGATAGAAAGCCACAATCCTGGGTTTAAGGATTTGCCCAAGCAGGGGATTGTTTTGAATTTTAAGGCGCAGGCGCTTACCGATATACACTTGCATTCAAATGTGCAGGGGGACTATGAGCCAAATGGCGATATAAAAACCATTTACCTGTTTGGCATTATTGCTTTGGTGGTTATTGTGCTGGCCGCTGTCAATTTTGTCAACCTCACCACCGCCAGGTCGGCAAACCGGGCAAAAGAGGTAGGGGTCAGAAAGGTACTTGGATCGGGGACCCACCAATTGATCAGGCAATTTACCCTGGAAGCCATTATTCTTGTGGCCGTATCCACATTGGTGGCCTTGGGGTTAACCGAATTGGCAAGGGTTCCCTTTGCAATGCTTACCGGGAAGGAACTTTCTTTTGCTTTTTTATTGAGCCCTGTTGGGATCGGGCTTTTATTACTGCTTGTAGTCCTTTTGGGCATCTTGGCAGGCAGTTATCCATCCTTGTTCATGGCTGGGCAAAGGCCATCCGAGGTGTTGAAAGGAAAAACCCGTTCAGGCTATAGGAATAGCAGGCTAAGGAATGGACTGGTGGCCCTTCAATTTGCCATTTCCATAATTTTGATCACCTCCACGCTGATTGTGAAAAGGCAGCTTGAATTCATGAGGTCCAAAAAACTAGGGTTCGACAAGGAGAATGTTTTGGTCGTTAAGAATGGGTGGCGGCTTGATAGCCACCAATCCTTTTACGATGATTTGGGCCAACTGCCGGCCGTCCAATCGGTGGGCGGTTCCAGGATACGCCTTTTCTCCGGGTTTGACGGGACCGTGGCAGTGACCGAAGAGGACCGTGAAACGGGAAAATTGCTCAGTAATATGAGTGTTGATCATGATTTTATACCCACTCTTAAGTTTGAAATCCTGGAGGGCCGTAATTTTTCGAGGGATTTTGTTTCCGACTCGTCAGGGATCATCCTCAATAAAGAGGCTGCGGAATTCCTTTTTAAAGGAGGGGCACTTGGAAAAAAGGTTTACATCAACGATTCGGCCTCCACAGTCATTGGGATTGTGGAAAACTTCAATTTTCAATCGTTGAAAAGCGAAGTCACGCCCCTGGTGTTTACGTTGGGCAAAAACGAGCCCAATATTTATGTGAGGTTAAATCCTGGCGACTTTGGCAAGTCCATTGCCGAGGTCAAATCGGTTTGGTCAAAACATGCGGATGTTGCTTTCGATTATTCATTTTTTGACGATGAATACAATAACCTATTTATCGAGGAGGTAAAAATAGGCACGTTGTTTTCCGTGTTTACAGGGCTGGCATTGTTTATTGCCTGCCTCGGCCTCTTGGGACTGGCCGCCTATATGGGCGAACAACGGAACAAGGAACTTAGCATCAGGAAGGTGTTAGGTGCCACCATGGGCCAAATAGTGGTGTTGATGTCGAAGGATTTTCTTCGCCTTGTCGTATTCGCGTCAATACTTGCATTTCCGGTTGCATACTATATGATGGACACCTGGCTCAAAGGCTATGCCTATCGCGTTCCCATGGATGCCACCTTGTTTGCCTTGTCTGGTTTCATCGCCATCACGGTGGCCTTGCTTACCGTTGGCTTCCAGTCCATAAAATCCGCATGGACCAATCCTGTCGATGCCCTTAAAAACGAATAG
- a CDS encoding sigma-54-dependent Fis family transcriptional regulator, protein MVQGNILIVDDDRDVLETARMFLKQEFANVTIEENPAQIPLLLSQQDYDVILLDMNFNKGLNDGEEGFYWLDKILKNDPQAVVILITAYGEVDLAVKAMKSGATDFVLKPWKNQKLLGTLLSALQLRKSKKELEKVKTAQEELSRDLDMGFTDFVGASEGIERVRELIDRVASTDADVLVLGENGTGKELVARAIHRQSLRKDNVFISVDLGGITESLFESELFGHVKGAFTDARQDKPGRFEIASGGTLFLDEIGNLSLPLQSKLLTVLQQRKVQRVGSNKETPVDFRLICATNMPLYEMIYEKKFRQDLLYRINTVEIRVPPLRERPGDIEALVSHFLHLYGKKYKRPKIKIDKAIIAKLKKYPWPGNIRELQHAIERAVILTQEKVIRSADLLINQGPPAPAGAQQLTMEEMEKKFILESLDMHEGNVSQTARSLGMTRTALYRRMKKHKL, encoded by the coding sequence ATGGTACAGGGAAACATACTGATAGTGGATGACGACCGGGACGTGTTGGAAACGGCCCGGATGTTCCTGAAACAGGAATTTGCCAACGTTACCATAGAAGAAAACCCCGCCCAGATCCCCCTTTTGCTCAGCCAGCAGGATTACGATGTCATACTGTTGGACATGAATTTCAACAAAGGGCTTAACGATGGGGAAGAGGGCTTCTATTGGCTGGACAAAATCCTTAAAAACGATCCACAGGCAGTGGTCATCCTGATCACCGCCTATGGCGAAGTGGACCTTGCGGTAAAGGCCATGAAAAGCGGGGCCACGGACTTTGTTTTAAAACCGTGGAAGAACCAAAAACTGTTGGGCACACTGCTGTCGGCATTGCAGTTGAGAAAATCCAAAAAAGAGCTGGAGAAGGTAAAAACGGCCCAGGAGGAGCTTAGCCGTGACCTGGACATGGGCTTTACCGATTTTGTGGGGGCATCGGAAGGCATTGAGCGGGTAAGGGAACTGATCGACCGCGTGGCAAGCACGGACGCGGACGTGTTGGTGCTGGGCGAAAACGGGACAGGCAAGGAATTGGTGGCGCGTGCCATCCACCGCCAATCGCTTAGAAAGGACAACGTTTTCATCAGTGTGGACCTGGGGGGTATCACCGAATCCTTGTTTGAGAGCGAACTTTTTGGCCATGTAAAGGGCGCCTTTACGGATGCCAGGCAAGACAAACCGGGAAGGTTTGAAATTGCGTCAGGGGGCACCCTGTTCCTGGATGAAATCGGCAACCTCTCCCTGCCGCTCCAGTCCAAACTGCTCACGGTGCTGCAGCAGCGCAAAGTGCAAAGGGTGGGTTCAAACAAGGAAACCCCTGTCGATTTCAGGTTGATATGCGCCACCAATATGCCGTTGTACGAAATGATCTATGAAAAAAAATTCCGGCAGGATTTGCTCTATAGGATCAATACGGTCGAAATCCGTGTGCCCCCGCTCAGGGAAAGGCCTGGCGACATTGAGGCGCTGGTTTCCCACTTCCTGCACCTTTACGGGAAAAAATACAAACGCCCCAAAATAAAAATCGATAAGGCCATCATTGCCAAATTGAAAAAATACCCCTGGCCGGGAAACATCCGGGAACTGCAGCACGCCATTGAGCGGGCCGTGATCCTGACACAGGAAAAAGTCATCCGGTCGGCCGACCTGTTGATCAACCAGGGGCCGCCCGCCCCTGCCGGGGCCCAGCAGTTGACGATGGAGGAAATGGAAAAAAAATTTATTTTGGAATCGCTGGACATGCACGAAGGCAATGTAAGCCAGACGGCCAGGTCGCTGGGGATGACCCGCACCGCCCTTTACAGAAGGATGAAAAAGCATAAACTCTGA
- a CDS encoding ATP-binding protein, producing MFYKKFTFLAVLRISLIVLNVLVLSFIFGDARLFFNQIILFVVLAIQIAELVRFVNHTNRELARLFLAIRHSDFSITFREPPLGKSFKSLQHSMMEIIQAYKDVKIEKEAQYHFLQTLVRQLQFGIISLENESITIINPMAEQLAGIPGAKSWKLVRQLNPEFASRIEALGDNARNLMPFTINGEKKVFAVDIRTPIILDKPCKLITFQDINSEIEQKEIEAWHKLIRILTHEIMNSVTPIASLTETMQTVLEDREGNQKQLGELQEDTIKDIRFSLKTIHKRSEGLLGFVDTYRKLTKIPQPALEPIAIKEMLDETIQLMQQHPVENKPVQFKVDVAPADMVVLADPKLIEQVIINLVTNSLQAIGNAKEGVIALKGYEEGGRAIIEVADNGKGIPEKELNEIFVPFFSTKKDGSGIGLSLSKQIMGLHGGTIKVKSVPGKGTSFYLGFRKKQY from the coding sequence ATGTTTTATAAAAAATTCACCTTCCTGGCCGTCCTCAGGATATCGTTGATTGTCCTTAACGTATTGGTCCTCTCCTTCATATTCGGTGACGCCCGGCTGTTTTTCAACCAAATCATTTTATTTGTGGTGTTGGCCATCCAAATCGCGGAGCTTGTCCGGTTTGTAAACCACACCAACCGGGAACTGGCAAGGCTGTTCCTTGCCATTCGGCATTCCGACTTTTCCATTACCTTCCGCGAGCCGCCCCTGGGCAAATCGTTCAAGTCCCTTCAACACAGTATGATGGAAATCATCCAGGCCTATAAGGATGTGAAGATCGAAAAAGAAGCCCAGTACCATTTCCTTCAGACCCTTGTCAGGCAACTTCAATTTGGGATCATCTCGCTCGAAAATGAAAGCATCACCATCATCAACCCCATGGCAGAACAACTGGCAGGGATACCGGGAGCAAAAAGCTGGAAACTCGTACGGCAGCTAAACCCGGAATTTGCCAGCCGCATCGAAGCCCTGGGCGACAACGCCAGGAACCTTATGCCATTTACCATCAATGGCGAAAAAAAGGTTTTTGCAGTGGATATACGCACCCCCATTATATTGGACAAGCCCTGCAAACTCATCACCTTCCAGGACATCAACTCGGAGATTGAACAGAAGGAGATCGAGGCGTGGCACAAGCTGATCCGGATATTGACGCATGAGATCATGAACTCCGTGACCCCCATTGCCTCGCTCACGGAGACCATGCAAACCGTGCTTGAAGATAGGGAAGGCAACCAAAAGCAATTGGGCGAACTCCAGGAGGACACCATCAAAGACATTCGCTTTTCCCTTAAAACAATCCATAAGCGCAGCGAGGGCCTGCTGGGTTTTGTGGACACTTACAGGAAGCTCACCAAAATACCGCAACCTGCTTTGGAACCCATTGCCATCAAAGAAATGCTGGACGAGACCATCCAACTGATGCAACAGCACCCGGTTGAAAACAAGCCCGTTCAGTTTAAGGTGGACGTAGCCCCTGCCGATATGGTGGTCCTGGCCGACCCCAAACTCATTGAGCAGGTAATCATCAACCTGGTCACCAACAGCCTGCAGGCCATCGGCAACGCGAAGGAGGGGGTGATCGCCCTGAAAGGCTATGAAGAAGGCGGCCGGGCCATTATCGAAGTGGCGGACAATGGAAAAGGGATTCCGGAAAAGGAGCTAAATGAAATATTCGTTCCGTTTTTTTCCACCAAAAAAGACGGCTCGGGCATAGGCCTCAGTTTGTCAAAGCAAATAATGGGGCTGCATGGGGGCACCATTAAGGTGAAGTCGGTCCCGGGAAAAGGCACCTCGTTTTATTTGGGCTTCAGGAAAAAACAGTATTAA
- a CDS encoding ABC transporter permease, whose product MIKNYVLIAIRNILRNRTISFINIFGLAVSMSVCMLLILIVADQYSYDGFHKKKDRIYRVITDRTEQREHKWSTATAPFPLADEIKHHVSVEKMAVIERGFEGIAGWKDQEIPFHGYFTNNDFLSIFDFPLEKGNPAEALTLPNAIVISQKLSIKLFGDTDPLNEVINIEGIGGFVVTGVFKTFPGKTHLDFEALASINFLNALKRDSALLGRIDDWNNIYDSYIYFLVKDGAEASEVIPLLKQAASNNYDPKGKFEYEFLLQPLTGITPGPLLSNTTGFGLPNFMIYIMLGIALVVLCSACFNYANLTTARAVNRAKEIGVRKVVGARNKHVFVQFMVEAVIMSLFAFIFADTVVQFILPRMNNFFVSMGAPIGFNETRYLYMWFLAFVLLTGALAGIVPAFFFSATHPIEALKKSIRLDRLGRRFGFKRLDIRKVLVVVQFAFTIFFTITIVTIYQQTQFVLTTDHGFKKDNIVNVRLQGLEYGKISAEFEKLADVRTVAAATHLPALGTNNTVSVKLPNEEEPVNMSFFGVDQHYIQSLGLELLAGKNFPGTMPKEERYVIINEKAVTRFGLKSPQNAIGQLLQLDDKQLEVIGVVKDFHYERLDEEIGPMALRYLPQMANSAIVVINQGKSKEVISELKKTWGNLTNRPFDYTFFKDDLRISYGHFEALLMVLGYVTIITVSIACLGLLGMVIYHVQNKTKEIGIRKTLGAEAFQLLSTVGKSFFIMILIAYAIGGPLAYVVNNGWLQTNAYRIDFGLPTLMLGFALVLVMVAITIGAQLYKAIKVNPAEHLRSE is encoded by the coding sequence ATGATCAAAAACTACGTTTTAATAGCCATTAGAAATATTCTTAGAAACCGTACGATTTCTTTCATCAATATTTTCGGATTGGCCGTGAGTATGTCCGTATGCATGTTGCTCATCTTAATTGTGGCCGACCAATACAGTTATGATGGTTTTCACAAAAAGAAAGATCGTATCTATCGCGTGATCACCGACCGCACAGAACAAAGGGAACACAAATGGTCAACGGCCACGGCACCATTTCCATTGGCCGATGAAATCAAACATCATGTAAGTGTTGAAAAAATGGCTGTCATTGAGAGGGGGTTTGAAGGTATAGCGGGATGGAAGGACCAGGAAATACCCTTTCATGGCTACTTCACCAACAACGATTTTTTATCGATTTTTGATTTTCCCCTTGAGAAAGGAAACCCTGCTGAGGCGTTGACATTGCCTAATGCCATTGTGATCTCCCAAAAACTGTCAATAAAGCTATTTGGCGATACGGACCCGTTGAACGAAGTGATAAATATTGAAGGTATTGGCGGGTTTGTGGTCACCGGGGTGTTTAAAACTTTTCCCGGGAAGACACATTTGGATTTTGAGGCCCTTGCTTCGATAAACTTCCTCAACGCTTTAAAGAGGGACAGTGCCCTCCTGGGCCGCATTGATGATTGGAACAACATTTATGATAGTTATATCTATTTCCTGGTAAAAGATGGTGCTGAAGCCAGCGAGGTCATTCCCTTATTAAAACAAGCGGCTTCAAATAACTATGACCCAAAGGGCAAATTTGAATATGAATTCCTTTTGCAACCCCTTACCGGTATTACCCCGGGCCCGCTGTTGAGCAATACTACAGGCTTTGGCTTACCTAATTTCATGATCTACATTATGTTGGGTATTGCTTTGGTGGTTTTATGTTCTGCCTGTTTTAACTATGCCAACCTCACTACTGCCAGGGCTGTAAACAGGGCCAAGGAAATCGGTGTGCGCAAAGTTGTAGGAGCGCGAAATAAGCACGTTTTCGTCCAGTTTATGGTAGAGGCTGTTATCATGTCCCTCTTTGCATTTATTTTTGCCGACACCGTGGTGCAGTTCATTCTTCCACGTATGAACAATTTCTTTGTTTCCATGGGCGCGCCTATAGGATTTAACGAGACGCGTTACCTGTATATGTGGTTCCTGGCCTTTGTCCTTCTGACCGGTGCATTAGCAGGAATTGTGCCTGCTTTTTTCTTCTCTGCCACCCATCCTATTGAGGCATTGAAGAAATCCATCCGGTTGGACAGGCTGGGGAGGAGGTTTGGTTTTAAACGATTGGACATTAGGAAAGTGCTGGTGGTCGTGCAGTTTGCCTTTACGATCTTTTTTACCATCACTATCGTTACCATCTATCAGCAAACTCAATTTGTGCTGACTACCGACCATGGGTTTAAAAAGGATAACATAGTCAATGTCAGGCTCCAGGGTTTGGAGTATGGAAAAATCAGCGCTGAATTTGAAAAATTGGCGGATGTCCGCACGGTGGCAGCCGCCACGCATTTGCCTGCCTTGGGCACAAACAACACCGTTTCGGTAAAATTGCCCAATGAAGAAGAACCTGTCAATATGAGTTTCTTTGGTGTTGACCAACATTATATCCAATCCCTTGGGCTGGAATTATTGGCCGGCAAAAATTTCCCCGGGACCATGCCGAAAGAGGAGAGGTATGTTATTATTAATGAAAAGGCCGTAACGAGGTTCGGGTTAAAAAGCCCTCAAAATGCCATTGGCCAACTGCTACAGCTTGATGACAAGCAACTGGAAGTGATTGGCGTGGTAAAGGATTTTCACTACGAAAGGTTGGACGAAGAGATAGGCCCTATGGCTCTACGCTATCTTCCTCAAATGGCAAATAGTGCCATTGTTGTAATCAACCAGGGGAAATCAAAGGAAGTAATTTCCGAACTTAAAAAGACATGGGGAAACCTAACCAACCGCCCATTTGATTATACGTTTTTTAAGGATGATTTGCGCATTAGTTACGGACATTTTGAGGCTTTGCTTATGGTCCTGGGCTATGTAACCATTATTACGGTGTCCATTGCATGCCTTGGACTGCTGGGCATGGTCATTTATCACGTACAGAACAAAACCAAAGAAATAGGTATAAGGAAAACCTTGGGTGCCGAGGCCTTCCAACTGCTTTCCACGGTGGGCAAAAGCTTTTTCATCATGATTTTAATAGCCTATGCCATTGGTGGCCCGCTGGCCTATGTTGTGAACAATGGCTGGCTGCAAACCAACGCTTATCGCATTGATTTTGGCCTGCCCACGCTTATGCTTGGCTTTGCCCTGGTCTTGGTTATGGTGGCAATCACTATTGGGGCACAGTTGTATAAAGCCATAAAAGTCAACCCTGCTGAACATTTGAGGAGCGAATAG
- a CDS encoding ABC transporter permease translates to MVQHYIKILFRNWLKHRSYMSINILGLSTALLVVILAATFLIDEYSYDRFHSKKASIYRLYKKNIGINDGKITLTTETSGMMGPTMARDYPEVKNFTRVLPWFDETVISNKDKNIFIEHPVFVDSTFFEMFDFKLLKGNPDEALVRPSTIVLTASLATKLFGDKNPIGESVIGLQGQSFEVTGVVEDAPVHSHIQFDALMSWSTTVPDVGPFQYDFMNNWLGQTVFTYVELAPKANPVFLVNKLPEMMQKYFPERAETYILQLQPFTDIYLHSGDLMSYAYVKQGNFNYVKVFGFTALFILIIACVNYININTAKATKRAAEIGMRKVLGANRGQLITQFLGESFVITTFSAWLALLMADLLLPAFNSLVGKQLATASLFQLQLLLALVTIILLVTVMAGLYPAFVLSAFRPTDMIMKSVKSKASGHLPRHALTTIQFGISITLIITTFLVFQQTKFLQNKDLGFDKEHVVVMNINNDIKSKYKSFKQELLNYPDILNVSVCQSTVGSGTFGTTVIPEGQSQTKSVNIFRTDANFIETMGIKMHEGRAFNPMLSSDSSALIINKTFAELLGWKNPLAKTIKFSPDGKPYPVIGVTEDFNFEGLNESKVRPIVMYIHPRNFTNVTLRISGKHTPETIAYMQKLWNQYESRFPFSYYFADSWFDNKYKKEAQLLDTITVLSTLSILLACLGLYGLTAFTIEQRSKEIGIRKVFGASISHLTFLLNRKFIALLVLASILAAPLAYYFIQDWLEDFAYHITIGAAPFGAALVLTLVITLFAVSFQTIKAALMNPITTLRSE, encoded by the coding sequence ATGGTCCAACACTACATAAAAATTCTCTTCCGCAATTGGTTGAAGCATAGATCTTATATGTCAATCAACATCCTGGGGTTGTCCACAGCGCTGCTGGTCGTAATTTTAGCAGCTACTTTTTTGATTGATGAATATAGTTACGATCGGTTTCATTCAAAAAAAGCCTCAATCTATCGCCTGTATAAAAAGAACATTGGCATCAACGATGGTAAGATAACTTTAACTACGGAGACTTCCGGTATGATGGGGCCTACCATGGCCAGGGATTACCCTGAAGTTAAAAACTTTACAAGGGTACTCCCCTGGTTTGATGAGACCGTTATATCCAATAAGGATAAAAATATTTTTATTGAACATCCGGTGTTTGTCGATAGTACTTTTTTTGAGATGTTTGACTTTAAGCTCCTCAAAGGAAACCCTGATGAAGCATTAGTAAGGCCTTCTACCATCGTGCTTACTGCAAGCCTGGCCACAAAGCTTTTCGGGGATAAAAACCCAATTGGAGAGTCGGTGATAGGGCTTCAGGGCCAATCATTTGAAGTAACGGGAGTGGTTGAAGATGCCCCTGTTCATTCTCATATTCAATTTGATGCGCTTATGTCTTGGTCTACAACGGTACCTGATGTAGGGCCTTTTCAATATGATTTTATGAATAACTGGCTGGGGCAAACGGTTTTCACTTATGTGGAGTTGGCCCCCAAAGCGAACCCGGTGTTTTTAGTTAATAAGCTGCCAGAAATGATGCAAAAATACTTTCCCGAACGAGCGGAGACTTATATTTTGCAGTTGCAGCCCTTTACGGATATTTACCTGCATAGCGGTGACCTGATGAGCTATGCCTATGTGAAGCAAGGTAATTTTAATTACGTCAAGGTGTTTGGTTTCACAGCGTTGTTTATTTTGATTATTGCATGTGTCAATTATATAAATATAAATACAGCCAAAGCCACAAAACGAGCTGCTGAAATTGGAATGCGGAAAGTTTTGGGAGCTAACCGGGGGCAACTGATTACGCAATTTTTAGGGGAATCATTTGTTATTACCACATTTTCTGCATGGCTGGCTTTGCTTATGGCTGACTTGTTATTACCTGCCTTCAATAGCCTGGTAGGCAAGCAACTTGCTACAGCCTCATTATTTCAACTGCAATTGCTTTTGGCATTGGTGACCATTATCCTGCTCGTAACGGTTATGGCAGGGTTGTACCCGGCTTTTGTACTTTCGGCCTTTCGGCCTACCGATATGATCATGAAATCCGTGAAAAGTAAAGCCTCTGGCCACCTTCCCCGGCATGCTTTAACCACCATTCAGTTTGGCATTTCCATAACATTGATCATTACTACTTTTCTTGTTTTTCAGCAGACTAAATTTCTTCAGAATAAAGACCTGGGGTTTGACAAAGAGCATGTGGTGGTGATGAATATAAATAACGATATTAAAAGCAAGTATAAATCCTTCAAACAAGAGCTACTTAACTATCCGGATATTTTAAATGTTTCGGTGTGTCAATCAACGGTTGGCAGTGGCACTTTTGGCACTACAGTTATCCCTGAAGGGCAATCACAAACAAAAAGTGTAAACATCTTTAGAACAGATGCCAATTTCATTGAAACAATGGGCATCAAAATGCATGAAGGGCGGGCTTTTAATCCAATGCTTTCGAGTGACTCCTCTGCGCTAATTATAAACAAAACCTTTGCAGAACTGCTGGGTTGGAAAAACCCGTTGGCGAAAACAATAAAATTTTCCCCTGATGGCAAGCCTTACCCAGTTATTGGTGTGACGGAGGACTTTAATTTTGAAGGCTTGAATGAAAGCAAGGTAAGGCCTATTGTGATGTACATTCACCCAAGAAATTTTACGAACGTAACCTTACGTATATCAGGCAAACATACACCTGAAACCATTGCATATATGCAAAAACTGTGGAATCAGTACGAAAGCCGCTTTCCATTCTCCTACTACTTTGCCGATAGCTGGTTTGATAATAAGTACAAAAAAGAAGCACAATTATTGGATACAATAACGGTTTTATCCACACTAAGTATCCTTCTGGCTTGTTTAGGCCTTTACGGCCTTACTGCCTTTACAATAGAACAGCGTTCCAAAGAGATTGGTATTAGAAAGGTATTTGGAGCCAGTATTTCTCACCTAACTTTTTTACTTAACAGGAAATTTATTGCATTGCTTGTATTGGCCTCCATCCTAGCTGCCCCATTGGCTTATTATTTTATACAAGACTGGTTAGAGGATTTTGCCTACCATATAACTATAGGGGCAGCGCCTTTTGGGGCTGCCTTAGTACTGACACTAGTGATTACACTCTTTGCCGTGAGTTTCCAGACGATTAAGGCTGCATTAATGAACCCAATAACAACTCTTAGAAGTGAATAG